The following coding sequences are from one Macadamia integrifolia cultivar HAES 741 unplaced genomic scaffold, SCU_Mint_v3 scaffold_173A, whole genome shotgun sequence window:
- the LOC122071014 gene encoding ribosomal protein S1, mitochondrial-like encodes MMSIYLSRSFPRSNSSFFLCSGNASQSAVLRLREEMFLVDAGPGTPRICMQDEPTGVPINRATRFENKVGSLDVVAGESLIKEQILERFFIDLVAGESLIKERAAARFNDLVGSIDVVAGEPLLLPRRFRQNRAWMELNKIWRTNTQVKGFIIDKVKGGYSVAIAGFITFLPFRPLITQRIANDRFTIESINPKRTNIVVF; translated from the coding sequence atgatGAGCATCTATTTGAGTCGATCATTTCCAAGATCTAATTCCAGTTTTTTCTTATGTAGTGGAAACGCCTCACAATCTGCAGTTTTACGCTTAAGGGAAGAAATGTTCTTGGTGGATGCAGGACCTGGGACCCCCAGAATTTGTATGCAAGATGAGCCTACAGGAGTGCCAATCAACCGAGCCACCAGGTTTGAGAATAAGGTGGGATCCCTGGATGTAGTGGCTGGTGAATCACTGATCAAAGAGCAGATTTTGGAGAGATTCTTCATCGATCTAGTGGCCGGTGAATCACTGATCAAAGAGCGAGCAGCCGCCAGGTTTAATGATTTGGTGGGATCCATAGATGTAGTGGCTGGTGAACCGCTTCTTCTTCCACGAAGATTCAGACAAAACCGAGCTTGGATGGAACTGAACAAGATTTGGCGAACGAATACACAGGTAAAAGGCTTTATTATTGATAAAGTAAAAGGAGGTTATTCAGTAGCCATCGCAGGTTTCATTACTTTTCTTCCATTCCGTCCTCTCATAACTCAAAGGATAGCGAATGATCGATTCACCATTGAGAGCATTAACCCCAAAAGGACGAATATTGTGGTGTTCTAA
- the LOC122071023 gene encoding LOW QUALITY PROTEIN: uncharacterized protein LOC122071023 (The sequence of the model RefSeq protein was modified relative to this genomic sequence to represent the inferred CDS: deleted 1 base in 1 codon; substituted 1 base at 1 genomic stop codon) — MACSTFRKPSGRYLVCYASWNRRSTKAKIAFTQLPNSNEFPRLLQLRPGDRDYFMRYFNISCQRVGLEPCFFLSENVNSLGYTEGWVGYILLCAFLLRTFWYVLPPNYRSDPPDEKLNSALLLSRRTYPPRDSWNFTPPFGYAGTKSPLTTNQQTSSGWVLPGRSEQQGTPRRRXISWAAVSRSRGRSAPCPRRWVICSHTMLLQSDLAGERSQFAAENKTASERTFVRFFSTKHGSLRITVGRWLPKETPIRSAPRLGGIYLIPITRRGSP; from the exons ATGGCTTGCTCGACATTTCGGAAGCCTTCCGGCCGGTATTTAGTTTGCTATGCCAGTTGGAATAGAAGGAGCACTAAAGCAAAGATTGCATTCACTCAATTACCTAATTCAAATGAGTTCCCTCGCTTGTTGCAGCTCCGACCGGGGGATAGAGACTACTTCATGCGCTACTTCAACATCTCCTGCCAACGGGTAGGTTTGGAACCCTGCTTTTTCCTTTCGGAAAACGTGAATTCGTTAG GTTATACAGAAGGGTGGGTTGGTTATATACTCTTATGCGCGTTCCTTCTTCGAACCTTTTGGTATGTATTGCCCCCTAACTATAGATCAGATCCACCGGACGAGAAACTCAATTCCGCACTGCTGCTGAGTCGTCGGACTTATCCACCAAGGGATTCGTGGAATTTCA CGCCCCCTTTTGGGTATGCGGGTACTAAGAGTCCTCTCACTACCAACCAGCAGACATCATCTGGCTGGGTCTTGCCG GGGAGATCGGAGCAACAGGGAACGCCTAGACGACGTTAAATAAGC TGGGCTGCAGTAAGTAGATCGAGAGGTCGTTCCGCCCCTTGTCCCCGAAGATGGGTAATATGTTCTCATACAATGTTGCTCCAATCTGACCTAGCTGGCGAGCGATCCCAGTTCGCGGCAGAGAACAAGACAGCAAGCGAGCGTACCTTTGTTCGCTTCTTCTCCACCAAGCACGGAAGTTTAAGGATAACTGTAGGTCGGTGGCTACCTAAGGAAACTCCGATTCGATCCGCCCCCCGGCTGGGAGGCATCTACCTCATCCCGATCACAAGGAGAGGTTCACCATGA
- the LOC122071021 gene encoding NADH-ubiquinone oxidoreductase chain 1: MAFVQRRKGPDVVGSFGLLQPLADGSKLILKEPISPSSANFSLFRMAPVATFMLSLVARAVVPFDYGMVLSDPNIGLLYLFAISSLGVYGIIIAGRSSN, from the coding sequence ATGGCTTTTGTGCAACGTCGAAAGGGTCCTGATGTAGTGGGATCGTTCGGATTGTTACAACCTCTAGCAGATGGTTCGAAATTGATTCTAAAAGAACCTATTTCACCAAGTAGTGCTAATTTCTCCCTTTTTAGAATGGCTCCAGTGGCTACATTTATGTTAAGTCTGGTCGCTCGGGCCGTTGTACCTTTTGATTATGGTATGGTATTGTCAGATCCGAACATAGGGCTACTTTATTTGTTTGCCATATCTTCGCTAGGTGTTTATGGAATTATTATAGCAGGTCGGTCTAGTAATTAG